Part of the Chloroflexota bacterium genome is shown below.
TGCTCAGCAGCACGATTCAACATTTTTACAATACCGTGCCAACCAAATTGCCCAGCCGAATCAAGCGTGAAACCGTCGTCGAGAATTTTTGTAACGATTTCGACCAACAAGAAACGCGTTTGCATCAGCTTGAGGCCGCGATTGCGACGATGACTGCTCAGCAGCAAAATCCGCAGGTTTCACGCTACGAAACCTTGGGCGCTGATCTCGATCTCTTGCCACAGAACGATGATCGCTATCGCCAAATTTGCGATTATGTGGACCGAACCAGCGTGCATGGCTATAAAGTGCGGGTCAACAGCGTTTTCACAATCAATATTGCCGCCGAACGCCGTACCTTTGAGCAAAGCCAGTTTGGCCGCAGCAATACTCAATTGTTATTCCACGGCACGGCAGGCCAAAATGTGCGCCACATCTTGCGCAGCGGCCTCGTTTGCCCGCGCACTCCCTCGAATGGGCGCATGTTTGGCCACGGCATTTATTTCGCCAATAAGGCCACCAAATCAACCAATTATTGCTCGGTGCGGCGGCGTAATCGCCCGATGTTTCTCTTTTTGGCCGATGTGGCTTTGGGCAATCCATATGTTGCGCCAACTGCCCAGAGCGATTTTCGGGCTGCGCCCAAGGGCTTCGATTCGGTTTGGGGCAAAGCGCAACATACCGTCGCATGGGCCGGCAAACTGCAATACGATGAATTTATTGTCTATCAATCAGCCCAACAAACCTTACGCTATTTGGTGCTTTTCGACCGCTAAAAACAACACTATTAACTTTGGAGGCTTGTATGCAACTTGGTGATTGGGTTGAATTTCAAATTATTGTCAGCAAACAATCAAAAGGCCCAGGCAGTACGCCAACCACCCAAAATATGGGGCGAGTACGGCGCGGAATGGTCATTGGGGTGCGCAATGTTTATGATGTGGTTGGTGGCAATCCGCCACAATTAGCCAATCCCCAACCAGTGTTGATTGTGGCGGTTTCGTTGCATCGAGCTTACCGTGTTTTCCCCCACGATGCCACACTGACCAATCCACCAACGCCACGCCGTAGCCGCCAACGCCGGGTTGCCGCGCCAGCAGCCCAAACGGTG
Proteins encoded:
- a CDS encoding WGR domain-containing protein, with the translated sequence MRGAIVGTASAAPQGEPTQRRKFQLTNLDGNNNKYYLVEIWQLAANDVYFRATYGRVGSAAQIDEKVTTQEWIERKIREKLKKGYHEVALHRPTVVATAPAPVVTLAEPIRKVIDYIFDEAGEGIASYLAVGLDAISAEQIEHGRKLLALSQLQHSTWQKSQTPANLALLSSTIQHFYNTVPTKLPSRIKRETVVENFCNDFDQQETRLHQLEAAIATMTAQQQNPQVSRYETLGADLDLLPQNDDRYRQICDYVDRTSVHGYKVRVNSVFTINIAAERRTFEQSQFGRSNTQLLFHGTAGQNVRHILRSGLVCPRTPSNGRMFGHGIYFANKATKSTNYCSVRRRNRPMFLFLADVALGNPYVAPTAQSDFRAAPKGFDSVWGKAQHTVAWAGKLQYDEFIVYQSAQQTLRYLVLFDR